The DNA sequence GGGTGGACTACCTCGCCATGCCTTTCCCGGAGACAAGCCAGTATTTCCTCTTCAATGTGGACAGTTTCATCATGTTCAAGCAGAAGAACAAGGGTTCGATCGAGGCTCAGGATGCCATGGCCCGGCTGATCCTGCAGCCGAAGTTTCAGGAAGTGTTTAATATCAACAAGGGGTCGATCCCCGTCAGGCTCGGGATGCCCCGGGACAACTTCGATTCCCCGGCGCAGCGATCCATGAGCGATTTTGTAGCTACCGCGGCGAGCGGCGGCCTGGTGCCCAGCATGGCCCACGAGATGGCCGTGGTGCCGGAGATCCGCGGAGCCATCTTCGACGTGGTGACCAACTTCTACAACTCTGACATGTCCGCAAAAGAGGCGGCCCGGAAGCTCGCTTCGGAGGTGCAGGCGGCAAGGTAGTCACAGGCAGGTTCATGAATATCGGATCAGCCCGCGTCCGCCCGGCAGAGGCGGGCGCGGGCGGGACGATCCCGTGACGGGGGACGGGTCGCGCGTTAAGCTTTTGGAGGGGAGACGCCGTGGCGCTTGAAGGCTCACAGACACAGGTGCGGCTCCCTGACCGCCTTCAGGTCTACCTGCCCAGGATCGTTCTTTCTCCCACCATCGCCGCGGCAGTGGTTTTCATCTACGGGTTTATCCTCTGGACCGCGTGGATCTCCCTGACCAATTCGGGACTCCTTCCCCGCTACGAACTGGCGGGATTCATCCAGTACACCAAGCTTTTTGCCAGCGACAGGTGGTGGGTGGCCAGCAGGAACCTTGGTATTTTCGGGGGGCTGTTCGTGCTCTTCTGCACCTCCCTGGGCCTCCTCCTCGCTATCCTCCTTGACCAGAAGATCAGGGTCGAGGGGGCGCTGCGGACCATCTATCTTTATCCCATGGCCCTCTCGTTCATCGTCACCGGTACCGCCTGGCGGTGGATGCTCAACCCCGGCCTGGGGCTTGAGCGGGTGGTGCGGCAGATGGGGTTCGAGACATTCACTTTCGACTGGCTCGTGAACTCGAAGATGTCTATCTACACGGTGGTCATCGCCGGGGTGTGGCAGTCCACCGGGTTCGTCATGGCCCTGTTCCTGGCCGGCCTCAGGAGCATCGACGACTCCATCATCAGGGCGGCCCAGGTGGACGGGGCCAGTCTCCCCAGGATCTACCTGAGGATCATCATCCCCAGCATGCGCCCTGTTTTCTTCTCGGCCATGATCATCCTTTCCCATATCGCCATCAAGAGCTTTGACCTCGTCATGGTGCTGACGAGGGGCGGCCCCGGATACTCGTCGGATCTGCCGGCCACCTTCATGTACACCTTTGCCTTTACCCGCAACAGGCTGGCCTTCGGGGCCGCCAGCGCGATGATGATGTTCATGGCGGTCATGGCCATTATCGTTCCGTACCTTTACTCCGAGCTGAGGGTCAAAAGGGATGGCTGAAAGAGCCCGGATCGCAGCAAACCGCACACCGGGAGCTATCGCCGGGCGGATCTTCATTTACGGCCTCCTGGGCATCGCTGCCGTCTATTATCTCCTGCCCTTTATCATCATGGTCATGACCTCGGTGAAGAGCATGGAGGACATCAGGATGGGTACCCTGATCTCCCTGCCAACGAGGATCACCTTCGAAGCGTGGCGGGAGGCTTGGGGGACGGCCTGTATAGGCGTGGAGTG is a window from the bacterium genome containing:
- a CDS encoding sugar ABC transporter permease; translation: MALEGSQTQVRLPDRLQVYLPRIVLSPTIAAAVVFIYGFILWTAWISLTNSGLLPRYELAGFIQYTKLFASDRWWVASRNLGIFGGLFVLFCTSLGLLLAILLDQKIRVEGALRTIYLYPMALSFIVTGTAWRWMLNPGLGLERVVRQMGFETFTFDWLVNSKMSIYTVVIAGVWQSTGFVMALFLAGLRSIDDSIIRAAQVDGASLPRIYLRIIIPSMRPVFFSAMIILSHIAIKSFDLVMVLTRGGPGYSSDLPATFMYTFAFTRNRLAFGAASAMMMFMAVMAIIVPYLYSELRVKRDG